A window of Thermoplasmata archaeon genomic DNA:
GAGATGGAAATCCGGATAATCGTACTCCGTATCGCACAGATACTCGATCCTCTGATGAGAGATGTCCATCTTTAGCTCTTCGGACAACTCTCTGATGATGGTATCCTTTGGGTCCTCCCCCATTTCCACCTTCCCTCCAGGGAACTCCCATTTATGGGAGAGATAGGGGTATTTCGCCACCCCCTTTTGGAAACACAGGATCTTGGAATCATGTATGATGATCCCGGCCGATACTTCTACCATCGAGGTAAGAATGTGGCTTCTAAGATTTTAGAAGTGTGATCACACTTTTTTAGAATCGTGACTTCTACACCTCGCTCTCAAAAAACCGAACAGGCGTAGCCCTGGCTATGACCGAAGCTCTGCCTCGGCAGG
This region includes:
- a CDS encoding (deoxy)nucleoside triphosphate pyrophosphohydrolase — encoded protein: MVEVSAGIIIHDSKILCFQKGVAKYPYLSHKWEFPGGKVEMGEDPKDTIIRELSEELKMDISHQRIEYLCDTEYDYPDFHLLMHSFLIFVDDPQFTLTEHISSKWCTIGELKEIDWAEADKAVAKAIEEYYA